From a single Arachnia propionica genomic region:
- a CDS encoding 2-oxoacid:ferredoxin oxidoreductase subunit beta, with amino-acid sequence MHGLAGLPLAQAPQSRKDYTSDQEVRWCPGCGDYVILSTFQAMMADLGIARENTVVISGIGCSSRFPYYVDCYGMHSIHGRATAIATGVAAAREDLNVWVITGDGDALSIGGNHLIHALRRNVNINILLFNNRIYGLTKGQYSPTSEQGKLTKSTPYGSLDVPFNPVALALGAEASFVARAVDSDRAQLTDVMNAAVRHRGAALIEIYQNCPIFNDEAFDALKGPESANALIRLRDGEPVVFGTEEQFCVVREPDGGLRVAETATTAPERIVIHDTRRPDPSQAFALAQLTDHGVMHRAPVGIFRQVERPAYDDLLRAQVAEARAESPHDALQAAMSGKSFWKID; translated from the coding sequence ATGCACGGGCTCGCCGGGCTTCCCCTCGCGCAGGCACCGCAATCCCGGAAGGACTACACCAGCGACCAGGAGGTGCGTTGGTGTCCTGGCTGCGGCGATTACGTGATCCTGTCCACCTTCCAGGCCATGATGGCCGACCTCGGCATCGCCCGGGAGAACACCGTCGTGATCTCCGGCATCGGGTGCTCGTCGCGCTTCCCCTACTACGTGGACTGCTACGGAATGCACTCCATCCACGGTCGCGCCACCGCTATCGCCACCGGGGTCGCGGCGGCCCGCGAGGATCTCAACGTGTGGGTGATCACGGGTGACGGTGATGCGCTGTCGATCGGCGGCAACCATCTCATCCACGCACTGCGGCGCAATGTGAACATCAACATCCTGCTGTTCAACAACCGCATCTACGGGCTGACGAAAGGGCAGTACTCCCCCACCTCGGAGCAGGGCAAGCTGACCAAGTCCACGCCCTACGGCTCCTTGGACGTGCCGTTCAACCCGGTGGCGCTGGCGCTCGGCGCGGAGGCGTCGTTCGTGGCGCGCGCCGTCGACTCCGATAGAGCTCAGCTCACTGACGTCATGAACGCGGCGGTCCGGCATCGTGGCGCCGCCCTGATCGAGATCTACCAGAACTGCCCAATCTTCAACGACGAGGCCTTCGACGCCCTGAAGGGCCCGGAGTCGGCGAACGCGCTGATCCGGCTCCGCGACGGTGAACCCGTGGTTTTCGGCACCGAGGAACAGTTCTGCGTGGTCCGGGAACCCGACGGGGGGTTGCGGGTCGCCGAAACCGCCACCACTGCCCCGGAGAGGATCGTCATCCACGACACGAGACGCCCGGACCCGTCACAGGCCTTCGCCCTGGCGCAGCTCACCGACCACGGCGTGATGCACCGCGCCCCGGTCGGGATCTTCCGGCAGGTGGAACGTCCTGCCTACGACGACCTGCTGCGCGCGCAGGTGGCCGAGGCACGCGCGGAGAGTCCGCACGATGCATTGCAGGCCGCCATGTCCGGGAAGAGTTTCTGGAAAATCGACTGA